One stretch of Streptomyces sp. 135 DNA includes these proteins:
- the gabT gene encoding 4-aminobutyrate--2-oxoglutarate transaminase, whose amino-acid sequence MSALPQERRLVTAIPGPKSQELQARRTAVVAGGVGSVLPVFTARAGGGIIEDVDGNRLIDFGSGIAVTSVGASAEAVVRRASAQLQDFTHTCFMVTPYEGYVAVAEALAELTPGDHEKKSALFNSGAEAVENAVKIARAYTKRQAVVVFDHGYHGRTNLTMALTAKNMPYKHGFGPFAPEVYRVPVAYGYRWPTGAENAGPEAAKQAIDQITKQVGAENVAAIIIEPVLGEGGFIEPAKGFLPEIVKFANDNGIVFVADEIQSGFCRTGQWFACEDEGIVPDLITTAKGIAGGLPLAAVTGRAEIMDAPHAGGLGGTYGGNPVACAGALGAIETMKELDLNAKAKSIEATMKARLGAMAEKFDIIGDVRGRGAMIAIELVKDRTTKEPNPAATAALAKACHAEGLLVLTCGTYGNVLRFLPPLVIGDDLLNEGLDILEGAFAGV is encoded by the coding sequence ATGAGCGCACTTCCGCAGGAGCGTCGCCTCGTCACCGCCATCCCCGGTCCGAAGTCGCAGGAGCTGCAGGCCCGCCGCACCGCCGTGGTGGCCGGTGGCGTGGGCTCCGTGCTGCCCGTCTTCACCGCCCGCGCGGGCGGCGGCATCATCGAGGACGTCGACGGCAACCGGCTGATCGACTTCGGTTCCGGCATCGCCGTGACGTCCGTCGGCGCCTCCGCCGAGGCCGTGGTGCGCCGGGCCTCCGCCCAGCTCCAGGACTTCACGCACACCTGCTTCATGGTCACGCCGTACGAGGGTTACGTGGCCGTCGCCGAGGCGCTCGCCGAGCTGACGCCGGGCGACCACGAGAAGAAGTCGGCGCTGTTCAACTCCGGCGCCGAGGCCGTCGAGAACGCCGTCAAGATCGCCCGTGCGTACACCAAGCGCCAGGCCGTCGTCGTCTTCGACCACGGCTACCACGGCCGTACGAACCTCACGATGGCGCTGACCGCCAAGAACATGCCGTACAAGCACGGCTTCGGCCCGTTCGCCCCCGAGGTCTACCGCGTCCCGGTCGCCTACGGCTACCGCTGGCCGACCGGTGCCGAGAACGCCGGTCCCGAGGCCGCCAAGCAGGCCATCGACCAGATCACCAAGCAGGTCGGCGCGGAGAACGTCGCCGCGATCATCATCGAGCCGGTGCTCGGCGAGGGCGGCTTCATCGAGCCCGCGAAGGGCTTCCTGCCGGAGATCGTGAAGTTCGCCAACGACAACGGCATCGTCTTCGTGGCGGACGAGATCCAGTCCGGCTTCTGCCGCACCGGCCAGTGGTTCGCCTGTGAGGACGAGGGCATCGTCCCGGACCTGATCACCACGGCCAAGGGCATCGCGGGCGGCCTGCCGCTCGCCGCCGTCACGGGCCGCGCCGAGATCATGGACGCCCCGCACGCGGGCGGCCTCGGCGGCACCTACGGCGGCAACCCGGTGGCCTGCGCCGGTGCGCTCGGTGCCATCGAGACCATGAAGGAGCTCGACCTCAACGCCAAGGCGAAGAGCATCGAGGCCACCATGAAGGCCCGCCTGGGCGCCATGGCCGAGAAGTTCGACATCATCGGCGACGTCCGTGGCCGCGGCGCGATGATCGCCATCGAGCTGGTCAAGGACCGTACGACGAAGGAGCCGAACCCGGCGGCCACCGCGGCCCTGGCCAAGGCCTGCCACGCGGAGGGCCTGCTGGTCCTGACCTGCGGCACGTACGGCAACGTCCTGCGCTTCCTGCCGCCGCTGGTCATCGGCGACGACCTGCTGAACGAGGGCCTGGACATCCTTGAGGGCGCCTTCGCGGGCGTCTGA